In Streptomyces sp. NBC_00569, a single genomic region encodes these proteins:
- a CDS encoding alpha/beta fold hydrolase: protein MSQQAAEPAHRLVDGPAGRIHFVEQGTGPLVLLVHGFPETSYSWRRQLPALAAAGYRAVALDVRGYGRSSKPADPAAYGMLDLVDDNVALVHALGERSAVLVGHDWGAAIAADSALLRPDVFRAVALLSVPYTPPGGPRPSDVFAGMGGDEELYVSYFQEPGRAEAEIEPDVRGWLAGIFAALSADTMPAPGAPDPHFVPRGGRMRDRFPAGRLPAWLDEAELDVYAEEFERTGLTGALNRYRNMDRDWADLAAHAGAPVTQPSLFIGGTLDASTTWLSDAITAYPTTLPGLRSSHLLDGCGHWIQQERGDDVNRILLDWLAGLPDA from the coding sequence ATGTCGCAGCAAGCCGCGGAACCCGCACACCGACTCGTCGACGGACCCGCGGGCCGGATCCACTTCGTGGAGCAGGGCACCGGGCCGCTGGTCCTGCTCGTGCACGGGTTCCCGGAGACCTCGTACTCGTGGCGCCGTCAGCTGCCGGCGCTCGCGGCGGCCGGCTACCGGGCCGTCGCCCTGGACGTCCGCGGCTACGGCCGCTCCTCGAAGCCCGCGGACCCGGCCGCGTACGGAATGCTCGACCTGGTCGACGACAACGTCGCCCTCGTGCATGCCCTGGGCGAGCGGTCCGCGGTGCTCGTCGGGCACGACTGGGGCGCGGCCATCGCCGCCGACTCGGCGCTGCTCAGGCCGGACGTCTTCCGCGCGGTCGCGCTCCTGAGCGTCCCCTACACCCCGCCCGGCGGACCGCGGCCCAGCGACGTCTTCGCGGGCATGGGAGGGGACGAGGAGCTCTACGTCTCGTACTTCCAGGAGCCCGGAAGGGCGGAGGCGGAGATCGAGCCGGACGTGCGCGGCTGGCTCGCCGGCATCTTCGCCGCGCTGTCGGCCGACACGATGCCCGCGCCCGGCGCACCCGACCCGCACTTCGTCCCCCGGGGCGGAAGGATGCGCGACCGCTTCCCCGCCGGGCGGCTCCCCGCCTGGCTCGACGAGGCCGAACTCGACGTGTACGCGGAGGAGTTCGAACGTACGGGGCTGACCGGAGCGCTCAACCGCTACCGGAACATGGACCGGGACTGGGCGGACCTCGCGGCCCATGCAGGCGCCCCCGTCACCCAGCCGTCGCTGTTCATCGGCGGCACCCTGGACGCGTCCACCACATGGCTGTCCGACGCCATCACCGCCTACCCGACCACTCTGCCGGGCCTGCGCTCGTCGCACCTCCTCGACGGCTGCGGCCACTGGATCCAGCAGGAACGCGGCGACGACGTCAACCGCATCCT
- a CDS encoding N-formylglutamate amidohydrolase, with amino-acid sequence MDTTDSSVQDTRPSYRLIPGSAASPVLLHVPHGSRVVPPRVRKGIVLDDTSLERELDLITDARTQDIAELAAREAAVTPWRFVNELSRLVVDPERFPDEREEMSAVGMGAVYTRTTHRRLLRPEPPADGTELLDTYFHPYAAAMTDAVEDRLAAAGRAVIVDVHSYPSRALPYELHGSGPRPPVCLGTDPFHTSGALLAQARAAFEGLGDIALDTPFAGTYVPLRHYGKDRRVSALMIELRRDVYLDEPVTPAPGLSKAAAALAALVDMIGGAGD; translated from the coding sequence ATGGACACCACGGACAGTTCCGTACAGGACACCCGGCCGTCGTACAGGCTGATTCCGGGGAGTGCGGCATCGCCCGTGCTCCTTCACGTGCCGCACGGCTCGCGTGTCGTGCCGCCGCGCGTGCGGAAGGGCATCGTGCTCGACGACACTTCCCTGGAAAGGGAGTTGGACCTGATCACGGACGCTCGCACGCAGGACATCGCCGAACTCGCCGCCCGCGAGGCGGCGGTGACGCCCTGGCGATTCGTCAACGAACTGTCCCGCCTCGTCGTGGACCCCGAACGCTTTCCCGACGAACGAGAGGAAATGAGCGCGGTCGGCATGGGCGCGGTGTACACCCGCACCACGCACCGCCGACTCCTCAGGCCCGAGCCTCCCGCCGACGGGACCGAGCTCCTCGACACCTACTTCCACCCCTACGCCGCCGCGATGACGGACGCCGTCGAGGACCGGCTCGCAGCCGCCGGGCGCGCCGTGATCGTCGATGTGCACTCGTACCCCAGCCGGGCCCTGCCCTACGAGCTCCACGGCTCCGGTCCGCGCCCGCCCGTGTGCCTGGGCACCGACCCTTTCCACACGTCCGGCGCGTTGCTGGCGCAGGCACGCGCAGCCTTCGAGGGGCTCGGGGACATCGCCCTCGACACGCCGTTCGCCGGGACGTACGTGCCGTTGCGGCACTACGGCAAGGACCGACGGGTCAGCGCACTCATGATCGAACTCCGGCGGGACGTCTACCTGGACGAACCGGTGACGCCCGCGCCGGGCCTGTCGAAGGCGGCCGCCGCGCTGGCGGCACTGGTGGACATGATCGGCGGCGCGGGCGACTGA